In Trichomycterus rosablanca isolate fTriRos1 chromosome 25, fTriRos1.hap1, whole genome shotgun sequence, the sequence aaggtctgttctgagtggaccctgctctttaaaaacgctggatgatcttggccactgtgctgcagctcagtttcagggtgttggcaatcttcttgtagccttggccatcttcatgtagcgcaacaattcgtcttttaatatcctcagagagttctttgccatgaggtgccatgttggaactttcagtgaccagtatgagagagtgtgagagctgtactactaaattgaacacacctgctccctatgcacacctgagacctagtaacactaacaaatcacattacattttggagggaaaatgacaagcagtgctcaatttggacatttaggggtgtagtctcttaggggtgtactcacttttgttgccggtggtttagacattaatggctgtatatcgagttattttgagggaagaataaatttacactgttatataagctgcacacagactacttttcattgtgtcaaagtgtcattttgtcagtgttgtcccatgaaaagatatacttaaatatctgcagaaatgtgaggggtgtactcacttttgtgatacactgtatatgtatttgaATCTTGCGTATCTACTTCAGCTTTTGATTATTTGCACTCGAAATCTTTCACAAGGTCCTGCAATGTTTACATTTGGTGATTGGGAAAGATCTCAGAGGTGCTCGACTTGATCCCGATATCTATTAACCTGCTCTTACGTCATTTTAACAGCACGTTAACAAGCATTATCATCCTGCGATTTGGAAACCCCTACAAAAGGAGTGTTTGGGTGAAGCCGAActttttattaatgatttttaccATATACAGAATACAAACCATCCCATACCCCTTTAATTTTATGATTgatggtaaagctgctctctctccatgttcaacgttatttgtgagggcaaactgacatgacttaagatgttaattattcaACATCTAattgagagatttggcaggagccgccactgctgCCAAGTTGTATAAAACCTCTGTACTGACCCTTGAGTAGATTATCTTATCTTCTCTAGTTTGAGATATTGCATAACCTCTCTGATCCAGTGCCTGTAAGTCGGGGGACGAGGGTCTTTCCACCTAAACAATATTAGTCGTCTGGCTAGCAGAGTGCAGAAAGCCGGTACGTTACACTTATAATAACTTAGGTGAGCATCTACTGGCTGAACACCAAATGGCGCAACATAAGGCGAATAGTCCAGTGGTACTTCCAGAACTTTAGAAAGGGCATCGAAAATGGATTGCCAAAACTGATATAACTTTGGACATGTCCAAAACATATGTGATAGATTTGCCGGGTCTTGTTTGTATCTTTCACATGTAGGGTCCAAATTTGGTCTGGTTTTAGACAATCTAACTTTGTGCCAGTGAAGTCGGTGTACTACCTTAAATTGCACCGCAGAATGCCGTTGACAAACCTTGTGGTGCATTTTTAAGGCAGGCTTTCACTGTGTGGTTAGTTAGTCAAGTGAATGCAGTCCAAATATTTTACATAACTATTGTTGGATGTCATTCAAGATATGAAGTGAAGTGAATGCCGTGCACATATTTTACATAATTATCGTTGGATATCGTTCCTGATGTTGGAgccacatccatccatcaggaTTAAATTTTGTAATAATGAAGTTTTATGATATTTCTGAAGTAATCATGTGGCTTAAGATTTAGAATGAATTTATGGATCTTGGTGCTACTGGGTCATGAAAATACTATAATTATAATCTAACATTCATATTTATTAAGATAAACATAAACCCAATGGCActctggtggcacagtggtaaatcacACTAGCCTGGTACAACTGGAATCCAAGCGGTGCCTTCGGCCgtctacagacatgattggttatgtctggggTGGTCAAGGCCTCGCAATGggttggcgacctgtccggggtgttttatTGCAGgagaactggacccaccatggcGGTGGAACATGAAAAGTGtttgaattacatttacattttcagtatttagcagatgcttttatccaaagcgacttacattacagttacagtttacagtctaagcaattgagggttaagggccttgctcaagggcccaacagcagcaacctggcagtggtggggcttgaaccagcaaccttcagattactagtccagtgccttaccACTAAGCTACAGTTATGGCAGACTGCCATAATTTGATGTAATAAAGTTATCTTGGTATTATGTGTAAGGAATAAAACCTAATACAGCAAAATCTACTGATTTAAGAGGCTTATTTCTTTATGATGGTTTGAAAGTGACAGCGCTTTGATTTTGACTCCAGTTATATTTGGAAGGTCGTACAAGTCAAGGGTTACATGTTATGAAAATGCACTCGAGGTTCTTAACTGATTATTCAAGCAGCTTCTTGCCTGCAGGATTCTGCTGAGTCTGATGAATGAGGTGAAGTTGGCAGGGCACTGCAGATAAGATTTAAGAAAAGTTTGCCTCTTTTACCACAGTATAGAGGCCAGAACTGGGTGGTAGGATGAGTAGACAAATGATTCGGTGTTCAGTCACATGCCCACGCTGAGATCATGTGAGACTTGGCCGGGCTGAGGCCGTAGCTGTTGTTGTTGAGTCAGCGCTGAACGAAAGCGCCAGGATCGTCACTCCGAGTCTGAACTGAAGTCTGGTTTCACAGCACGTCTGTAATCTGATCCTTTTCTTCGAAGATTCAAATGAAAGTGAAGGCAGCGCAGCACATGTTGGTACAGTGTTTATAGAAAGCCGTAGTAACTGAGCGAACAATGTCTGAAATCATTTACTCTAGTTCTCATTCATAAATGTCTGTTTTTGACTCTCACTGCTGACATTTTGtcctgcattttcttccctttagTGTCAGTCTGGTTATAATCCCTGCCACATTTTATGCAGTGAATAATCTAGTAAACAATTTATACTTATGCAGTAAGTTGGTTCATATTCACATTTTTCTAAACTTAACTTTAATTGTTGTGGCATGACTCTGTTGCACATCATCTGAGGTCCAAAGGTCAGGAATATGCCAGCCTACTGGGCAAATAAACATCCAACATGTGTTTGCATTATTCCATGGTGCAGTTGCTTTAAAACTAAATTCACTAGACCGAATGAAGTAATTGAACCCACAAGCTTCTTagctaataaacataatttacaTTGTACATATGCATTTAGCGCAGTGGCCCCcgaccaagtcaagtcaaacttattcatatagcgctttttacaatggacattgtctcaaagccggtccgtgggtcatttattaccgggtcgcacagaaagaataaataattagagatcgctacatcagcaaggAAAAcgctgcttccatttccaacacatgggtgtttatcatctcatatcacccccaggtggaagcagcatctcgctgcagcgaaaaaagcacatttgtgagtagtataaCTATTCTGTTTTAAATCCTCGCCCCCGCCAGTCCtgatttagcggacgcttttatatAAATTGACAGAACACAgttcgagcaattgagggttaagggccttgctcaggggcccaacagtgtctgcttggcagtggtggtgctcgagtccagtaccttaatcactgagctctCCCTGCTTATTACTTTTGATTAGTAGGATAGATTTTTTTATGTTCTGAAAAATAAAGTTCGATTAGGGGTCGTAGACCGTCTAGGTTTGTAGACATGGGTGCGTTCCTCAACAtccagaaaatgaaaaaataaataaatacaaaacttaattagggatgtaacaaagGAGCTTGTTAATTATTAAGGGACCTCGATTTATATTTAAGACCTGCCTTAAATACACAATGCCTAAAGATTCCTGAAACACTGGTTCTCGCAGGTCGTTCGATGTGAGTCGGAACAGCCGATGTGACGAAACGACTGTGGAATGCAGCCAGCTCAGATGTCATCGCGTCGGGAGAGAAAACCTCGGCCGTTGCGCTACTGTTTTCATTTCTGCACGCATGCAGTTTGCTTTAGAGGTCAGGAGTCCTCACGTGCAGAGTGCAGATTACCACGTTCTGCTTTATTAAGCCATAATCCGTTCCGTCGGACCCACGCGGACGTCACTCCGTGTTCTAGAGCCGGATGTGTACCGTGCAAGTTCAATCTGATGTGCAGGAAAACGCAAATAAAAAAACGATGCTTGCTCTCCCGTGCGTATTTTAACTGGttgttaatttcatttttaatgcaGGAAGCGATTGTTACTACTGCAGCCTATCCAGACCCGGCTGTGTTCACttcaatttacattttcggcatttggcagacgcttttattcaaagcgacttgaAGTACTGTGACtgcatattgtctaagcagctgaagtttaagggccttgctcaaggacccaacagtggtgggactggaaccagcgacctttcgattacagGTCCACCACCTTAACCGCTAGTCTACAACTGTTCCTCTTCAATCTTGCATGTTCAGCGTTTTCCCTCATCCACTGTTAGGAATATTTGCTTTATTGATATCACATTGAGGTTAATTATTAGGCTCCTGTAACtcattttctgtaataaaagaGCAATGAAGGTCCCAACCCAAAAGCATGTACAGTCTTACACAGAAGTATTTGCCTCGTTCTGATTTCCTCTGTTTGCATATGGTTTAATAGGATCAATATTTTACATTAGGATATTAGGATGTAGGAAATTTCAGTGAACTGTGACGTATTTGCTACCTACAGCAAGTCGTTTAGTTTCCATTCTGATTAAATTATCCTGCATACTCCATCCAGCTCAACCACAAACATGTGCTGGAGTACCCTGGCATTTATCTACCTTTCATAGACGTCTATATTTTTTGTCCTGTTTTGTCTCTCTAGGCCGAGGCGCAGCACTGTATCTGGTATGGAGAGTGTGGAAACTCGACAATCCTCCCGGAGAAGAAGTACAACTGTAACTACACGGGGCCTCCCAAACCTCTACCTAAGGATGGACAAGATCTATTAATGGTATTTAACATGCATGAGACATTCGGGTGTTAGGTTTAGTACTAAAGCAAGCATCACAGGCTGTGTACACAACAAGATCAgtctgcaagaaggtcctgggtttgtgtgtgcagtttgcatgttctcctcgtgtctgtgtgggtttccaccaacagtccaaagacgtgcaatgaggttatttggagatacaaaactgaccatgactgtgttctatatCTGCatctcaaacaaacaaaatcatgCACACCAGTACTCAGCACACTCGTAAACAACCACATGATCCTGCTTTTTCTAATTTTAATGTCTGAACTCATCACTTGTTTGCAGGAACTTTGCCCAGGTTTGGCTTACGGTGACCAGCGCGTCTGCTGTGACACCAACCAGCTGAACACACTGAAAGGAAACATCCAGCTTCCTTTACAGTACCTGTCCAGGTAAAGCTTGGCCTTAAGATGTaaccacacacacctaatttagATGCCACAGACGTGGTGGCTATTAAAAACAAACCTACAAGCCTTCATATGAGGGTCTCGCTTAGGGCTAAATGGCACATTTGTGGTCATTTCTTCACTGCAGGTGTCCGGCGTGCTTCTTTAACTTCATGACGTTGTTCTGTGAGCTGACCTGCAGCCCGCGCCAGAGTGAGTTCCTCGGCGTCACAGAATTCAACGGCACCAACGTGGTCAAGCTCTCGTACTACATCAACCAGACCTTTGCCGACGGTGAGGAGTTtacgtgtttttatttgtcatatatacataaccCAGCTTCTTTGGGGTCAGAGTGCGGAGCAGTCATTGTAgcgttaaggaccttgctcaagggcccaacagtggcaaagccaggatttaaacccacaaccttccagcccacagctttacccactagggtcacagagaaaaataataataattaaataagcgAATTTTAAACAGGAAATGAACTTGTACCCGAACGCCCCCATGTGCGTGAAGcgttacattacatcttgtaaaccgcagtgggaccagatagccattatttttattagtttcgtttttaaaaaaagtttaaaaaccccTGCACTAGGCTATCACTGTTCCAAATATATTTCTGtatctttattttatacatCTTTGTGCTAATTTTCTGTATATTGTATGGTCTTGCTCCTGCAACAATGCAAATATCCCCTTAAAGGGTAATCAGAGTGTATCTTCATTTATCTTACAAAGAAAACACATCAGCGGTAGTTGGCTTGattaatttactgctgtgccactcgCACGCTCTtagtttttttcctatttttgaTACAATACTGATATTTTGATGTGAATTTATGTGAAATTACCGAGACCTAGCTGTCAAGACAGTTtgtattataaaatgtattatactGTTGCTTTGACACTGTTTAGGATATTCATGTTTGTTGGACATAGCTGTTATTTTTTATGCTTGTATTTAGGaaatctgtttacattttatattatcctgtaatttctgtttatttctcCCCCCCTAACAGCTATGTACAATGCGTGCATGGACGTTCAGGCTCCTTCCAGTAACGTTAAGGCTCTCAGCCTGCTGTGTGGTAGAGATGCCAGTGCCTGCACCCCCACCAACTGGATTCAGTACATGTTCGACATTAACAATGGCCAGGTTCCCTTTGAAATTACTCCTTTGttctcaggtacacacacacacacacattattaactTGCTTTGATTATACATTTGATACTTGGTTGACATCCATCTATGattgacagtaggtacagtgttgttgggtttaattctcctccttttttaaaatgattaaatgcaatttaatgatattaatataataGTTTATCCATCATTGTTAGCAGTTTAAATGTCCCGGTGTGTGTGGAGCTTGGCTTTAATCACATGCCCACATCAGTACCACCACAGTTCCCATAGCAATGATGCAGCCAGTTTCTAAGTCCTGGTTACTGACTAatttatacaattatttataataattagaaGATCATGGATTTATTTCCAGTTTAGTTGAGCCACTCGTTCTATCTAGGTTGTTAAGTAACAAGAGATCCATTGAAAGCTGCTTTTCTCCCAAAGGTGATCCGGGCTCAGTGATGACCCCCATGAATAACCACACGTTCGGCTGCACCGAGTCTCTGGACGACGGCTCGGGACCGTGCTCGTGTCAGGACTGCAGTGGCGCCTGTGGGCCCTCACCTGTCCCTCCACCCATTCCCCCTCCGTGGAGCATCCTGGGCTATGACGCCATGTATGTCATCATGTGCATTTCCTACTGCGCCTTCATCCTGGTCTTGGTCTGCGCTCTGCTCGTGGCATATGTCTGGCGGTGAGGAAAAATTCCAGTCCTGCTAGATTTCAATATACAcgaataatgtaaaatatcaacatttactgtatattaatacaGCCTGACGACCTGAAACctgcatttctttttttcctttttagaaAGAGGACCATCACATCTGAATACGGCCCCATTCAAGACGCCAACCAGCCCCTTTCACTAAACAAAGACTCCTCACAATCATTCAGTAGGTCTCCATTTGactatacttttttttttagagataCACCGAAAATCGGCTCCCTCTTGGATTCACTcatgaggccagtctcacaCACTGGGAGTCACGTGCTGATCTCTGCATTTCTCCACCTCTGTACAggtgctaaccagggtccttatacaACGTCGAAGACCCCAAACCCTTATTTAGTCCGCTTTTTTCCCCATCCAGCAGATTAGTGGCCAATGTtgtctgctagggggcgctCAGCCGACCGGTACCAGAGCTGAGAGTCGAACAGTGCTGTACTGTTAACAATCCTACCGAAAATCAATCTGTGCTGCTTAAAGATCTGTATCTCCACGCTGAATGAAAATCGACAGTTAAAGCTGTTATCGGTTAATCGGTTAATAATCCGTaatacgcacacatacacatttaaattaaattgtgaTGCAGAATCATAGTAACAGCAGTATGTTTCCGTACAGCAGGTGAAGTGACGTGCAGCGAGTCTCTGGGCGAGCGTTTCGAGAGCTTCCTCCGTCACCTCTTCAGCTGCTGGGGTTCGTTCTGCGTCCGGCGGCCCTGCCTGGTGATCTTCACGAGCGTGGTGCTGGTGGCGATCTGCTGCTCGGGTCTGCAATACATGCGCATCACCACCGACCCCGTGGAGCTGTGGTCGGCACCTCACAGCCGCGCCAGACAGGAGAAGCGGTACTTCGACCAGCACTTCGGGCCGTTTTTCCGCACGGAGCAGCTCATCATCACCACGCCGCGGACGGACTGGTTCGTGTTCCCGTCCCAGACGGGGCAGGACATTCCCTTCTCTCCCATTCTGAACATATCTCTGCTGCATCAGGTGGGGAACTAGACTCTGTTTGTTTATGGTTTATGTTCAATTACTAGCTTGATTGTGTAATATGACTTCATAGTTTTCTTTTACTTATTTGGCTCTTTTTGATTGTTTTTGATGAATAACATGAAAATATGATGATTTTTCATGCTACACAGatttcacacacacagcagaaatGCCATTAGTccctaaaatgtatattttttttacatgataAGGTCTTTTATTCAATCTCGGCTGTGCTGTCAgccggctgggcgcctacacagacgtgattggctgtgtctgaaggagggcaggctgaagggattcctcattactgctgtaattatgacccctgctggctgactgaagTCAATTACACAGAGACTGAGAATAATAGAGAACAGTGCGCGACTCGATACGCGATACTGCATTCTGACCGGTGCATTTTCACCAACAATAAATCGGTTCTGAACCAGGAACAGTTGTTCTCAGCTGGACACAATACTTGCAGCTTCTTACTGCGGTTGTTACTCCGTTGACGACCCATCCTCGTTTCCATAAAAACCGGTGCAAATGCGGGCCAGCGTTCTGAATCGCACCAAGGTTCTAAAAAgcctgaacagaaccagttcaagatcCAGAGTTATTTGTTTGTGTGGACCTGTGAGATGGGGATTTAGGTACATTAGGTAcagccctcctcggtcagggtcggggtctgcagcagtggagaagacacaactgggtaattggatatgactagattgagagaaaaagaaaaaaaaacatttattttgtctCCTCCTTCAGGTTCTAGACCTCCAGACAGACATCGAGCACCTAGAGGCCGAGTACAATGGCCAGAAAGTGACCCTAAAAGACATCTGCATCTCCCCTCTTGCCCCCTACAACAACAACTGTACCATTCTGAGCGTGCTCAATTACTTCCAGAACAGCCATGAAGTGCTGGACCACACGTTTGCCGACGAGTTTTACGTTTACAACGATTACCACACACACTTCCTGTACTGTGTGAGGTATGAACGTTTTCCTCCATCACTCCTGATTACCAgagattatacagtataatatttgTAAAATTTTATATAAAGTCATTAATTTGTGTAATCGCTTTAGTTCCCCAGTAGCCCTTGATGATACTGGACATTTCCACGACCCCTGCATGGGCACGTTCGGAGGCCCCGTGTTTCCCTGGTTGGCCCTTGGAGGCTACGAAggtttaaatcatttaatcttTATGATTTATAAATGTAGAACAAATAAAGCTTGTAAGTAAATTATGGCTTTGTTTTTACAGATTGTAATCACTCTCACTTCTGCTCCTCTGTGTTTAGGTACAGCGTATAACAACGCCACCGCTCTGGTCATCACCTTTCCCGTCAGTAACTACCTCAATGACACGGAGAAGCTGGGCAGAGCTCTGGCCTGGGAGAAAGCGTAAGTGTTTTACACTCAAGTCGCTGTGGATTTTTCTAGCTCGGCTCCTCGGTTACCGCAGTCCCAGTTTCTACAGGTGCGTCTGTTCTCGTTTTTAGATTCATCAGCTTCGTGAAGAACTACAGCAACCCCGACCTCATCATCTCCTTCAACTCGGAACGCAGCATCGAGGACGAGATCAACCGCGAAAGCAACGGCGACATCGCCACCGTCCTGATCAGCTACGCCATCATGTTCATTTACATCTCTCTGGCTCTGGGCCACATCAGGAGCTTCCGCAGCCTGCTGGtaagtcagcctgtcagtgcatGTAAGGTTAAAACTCAGATGCATTCATCTAACATGCTTAGATGCATGTTTCAGGTAGACTCAGTGTTAACTGGTGTAAAATCAatcatatattattaattacGTGCTTTTGTTTGGACTGCAGTAGCTGCAAGGGCTTcctattaatgcccatggttttagcATACAGCTGAGGGCCAGATGGAGTAAAGAATATTCAAACACAGGGCCACagacatttttataataaaaccaataaaaatATAACCGAGCTACCTGAGCtacttcctttttatttaagCGACTAATGATCTACCGTCCACAGTGTTGTGTTTATAATCAGTTTGTAATACTAAtgggaagattattatacttcttttaaattaaacatactcaTCTCCCTTCTGCATTTGCCGCCTAGTTTTCACTTCTTTAAAGCGCCACATTTATCCAAAAACTCAGGAACGTTAATGTAGGTATAACGTTAATATTTTGAGTTGGAAGAAAGAAGACGGGGAgcattttagatttgttttatgtgaTAGCGACACCCAGAGTTTAAACAATTcatgcaggtttttttttttaaaaacctgctTAATAGCAGAACaactttatttctaaaatacctcacgAGCCATTTAAAGAATCATAACGAGTCGCAAATGGCCTGTGGGCAGTATTTCGGACACCCTTGGCATAGggtgttcaacaagctcatggtcaaaggtgtccacatacttaaagCCATGTAGTGCATTGTAAAAATGCACCAAACTGTTCAAAATTAGGATGCAAACTGGAGCGGAACCCATTCCACATTGGTCGAAAAGGGTTCGTTGTAGACTTTAGAATGGAGTCTGCTTTCAGGACTGGAACGTCTGATGTTTTCTTGTGGCATACAGGTCGACTCCAAGATTTCCCTGGGCATCGCCGGTATTCTGATCGTGCTCAGCTCGGTGGCCTGCTCCCTGGGCATCTTCAGCTACGCCGGAGTCCCCCTCACTCTCATAGTCATCGAGGTCATCCCCTTCCTCGTGCTGGCCGTGGGAGTGGACAATATCTTCATCATCGTGCAGACCTACCAGGTTAGTGAGCGGTCTAATCTTCAGCTAGGTATAATTCTGTATTTGTAAGTATCAGTTCTGCTTCTGCTTTTTACTGTAGTCAGGTTTTAAGAAGTGTGGCTACGGTGGGTTCGAACCTTTTTAATCACCCTTCTGGTTTCGCTTCCTTTTTCGCCCTCATTTTTTGAAGTTATTCTGAACGTAAGAAGAAGTCGTTACTACCACCGGCTGCCCGTCAGTCTGCAAGAGTTCACAAGAGTGGTGAATGATTTACAGCAGTAAATAGTGAAGGGTGGGCTTGGAAACCTTAATTTGTGATGCTTTAGACTGTCTAAACAGGGGCACCCACTTTCGAACGATGAGCCACTTGCAGTTGTCTTTTTTTGAGTTGAGATTTTGACATAAAACCTCTTACTGTACCGTTACCTGTACCTGTTATTGTTGACACAGAATGAAACCCGAAGTCAGCATGCTGCACACAAGTCTGAACACTGATCTTCTGTGtgtaataattaaacaataagGAAACATCTTGCTAGAAACTATTTCCTGTATTGTTCATACCACTATGAGTCAAAGCTTTCATACGTTATAAGGTTGTGAAATCTTGAAATATCGACGTAAGCAGTAAAGTAACGAGATCCTTCAGCTGTTAACTTGTACATTTTGTGTTCCTCTTTCTTTTCGGATCAGAGAGACGAGCGGATGCAGCACGAGGAGCTTCACCAGCAGATAGGCCGTATCCTAGGAGACGTGGCCCCCAGCATGTTTCTCTCCTCCCTGTCCGAGACGGTGGCCTTCTTCCTAGGTCAGAACTGGAGTCAATcggatgtttttaaatgtagaaGTTgggtggtgggtagcactgtcgcctcgcagcaggAAGGACctggattcctcccacagtccaaagacgtgcaagtgtgaTGAACCGGAGATGCAAGAttgtccatgacattaaaacgtgtgaactggtgaatcttgtgtaacctgtaactacctgtcctgtcacgaatgtaaccaaagtgtaaaacgtgacgttaaaatcctaataaataaataaatgtagaatattAGACGTGGTCTCCTCGCAGCAACATGGGCCAGGGTTCGATTTCCTGGCtgaggtttcctccgggtgctctggtttcctcctacaagtccaaagacatgcggtcaGGCTAACTGTAGATACTAAAAATTGGCCCGAATGTGTGTGGGTGCCCTGTGATcgacttgtccagggtgtttcctgcttttcgcCCAGCGAATCTGACCCagtacgaccctgaccaggttagaGCTGTACTAAAGCAGATGTGTAGCGGTCATCAAGAGGGCAtgattacgctagcccactgccGCTGAGAATTAAACCCAGGGCTATCAGCCAGACGGGTAtctgtggtagctcagtgggtgaGGTACTTGTTCCTGACTCGTccgtctttcttttttctttttttatcttgTCCTGCAGGGGCTCTGTCTCACATGCCGGCAGTGAGGACGTTCTCGCTCTTCGCAGGCTTGGCTATCTTCATCGACTTCCTGTTGCAGATCAGTTGCTTCGTGTCCCTGCTGGGTCTGGACCTCAAGAGACAAGAGGTAATGCAAAGAGATGCATGCAGTCTTCACTTGATCCTGTTTTGGTGAAGCAGTCTGGACCTCACCATGATTGTATAATGGATTTAAACTGGGAAATCTTTTGTGTCCAAATCTTTCAGAAAAATCGAATGGACATTTTGTGCTGCATCAAGCTTCCTGACGGACAAGAGACAAAGTCTGACAGCGCCCTGTTTCGCTTCTTCCACAAAGTCTATGCTCCCTTTCTTATGAAGGATTGGGTGCGCCCCCTAGTGGTAAGTCTTTTCTAACATGGTTGTTGACTGCAGTGTAACGTGTGTATGAAGTATCTCAATGGATGAGTTGAAATGTGTGGTTTGTTGTTTCCTAGGTTGCTGTGTTTGTGGGAATACTCTCATTCAGCATCGCGGTCACTGATAAAGTAGACATCGGACTTGACCAGAGACTCTCCATGCCCGACGTAAGCCTCGACTTACTTAAATAATACAATGTATTGAGGCTTTTCTTTGGGATTCGTGTCGGTTTATTGTGTGTTAAGTTTAAATCTCTCTGCCCTGCACACTTTGCAGGATTCATATGTGCTGAACTATTTCGGTAATCTGACCGAATACCTGCACACGGGGCCTCCCGTGTACTTCGTAGTGGAGGACGGACACGATTACCGAACCTCGGAGGGACAGAACCGAGTGTGCGGTGGGGTGGGCTGCAACAACGACTCGCTCATCCAGCAGATCTACACCGCCTCCCTCATGAGTGACTAGTGAGTAACACTGTTACGCTTTTATACATAATGTAGAAATAATTCTTGGGACCTTAATCCCAAAAAAGCTGGGccactaaatta encodes:
- the npc1 gene encoding NPC intracellular cholesterol transporter 1, coding for MSLFRIHLIFCLFGFIIVLSDTQQAEAQHCIWYGECGNSTILPEKKYNCNYTGPPKPLPKDGQDLLMELCPGLAYGDQRVCCDTNQLNTLKGNIQLPLQYLSRCPACFFNFMTLFCELTCSPRQSEFLGVTEFNGTNVVKLSYYINQTFADAMYNACMDVQAPSSNVKALSLLCGRDASACTPTNWIQYMFDINNGQVPFEITPLFSGDPGSVMTPMNNHTFGCTESLDDGSGPCSCQDCSGACGPSPVPPPIPPPWSILGYDAMYVIMCISYCAFILVLVCALLVAYVWRKRTITSEYGPIQDANQPLSLNKDSSQSFTGEVTCSESLGERFESFLRHLFSCWGSFCVRRPCLVIFTSVVLVAICCSGLQYMRITTDPVELWSAPHSRARQEKRYFDQHFGPFFRTEQLIITTPRTDWFVFPSQTGQDIPFSPILNISLLHQVLDLQTDIEHLEAEYNGQKVTLKDICISPLAPYNNNCTILSVLNYFQNSHEVLDHTFADEFYVYNDYHTHFLYCVSSPVALDDTGHFHDPCMGTFGGPVFPWLALGGYEGTAYNNATALVITFPVSNYLNDTEKLGRALAWEKAFISFVKNYSNPDLIISFNSERSIEDEINRESNGDIATVLISYAIMFIYISLALGHIRSFRSLLVDSKISLGIAGILIVLSSVACSLGIFSYAGVPLTLIVIEVIPFLVLAVGVDNIFIIVQTYQRDERMQHEELHQQIGRILGDVAPSMFLSSLSETVAFFLGALSHMPAVRTFSLFAGLAIFIDFLLQISCFVSLLGLDLKRQEKNRMDILCCIKLPDGQETKSDSALFRFFHKVYAPFLMKDWVRPLVVAVFVGILSFSIAVTDKVDIGLDQRLSMPDDSYVLNYFGNLTEYLHTGPPVYFVVEDGHDYRTSEGQNRVCGGVGCNNDSLIQQIYTASLMSDYSKISTTPSSWLDDYFDWVKPQSSCCRYYNATGAFCNASVVDPSCVHCRHMTPSGKLRPNGTEFMRFLPMFLSDNPNIKCGKGGHAAYSTAVVLKNNDADVGAAHFMSYHTILKNSSDSISAMKMARELAKNISVSVGPENKTYSVFPYSVFYVFYEQYLTIAHDTALNLGVSLSAIFAVSAVLLGFDLCSAMLVCLTIAMILVNMFGVMWLWGISLNAVSLVNLVMSCGISVEFCSHIVRAFSISTKGTRVERAEEALAHMGSSVFSGITLTKFGGILVLAFSKSQIFQVFYFRMYLAIVLLGATHGLIFLPVLLSYIGPSVNKAKVLAARSRFANTEREHLLSN